ATGATGCCCAACCGCACGACTGATCCCCTCCGTCGGTACCGCTCGTCGCCTGCCGGATCGCGCCGCCTAGCGGGTGACCCGGATCGGCATTATCAGGTAGCGATACCCAGGAACGATCTCACCATCCTCGCCAGCGGGGGAAATCACCGCCGGCTTGAACGCGTCCACGAACGCGAAGACGGCGGTGGCCGCGCCGAGGTTCTGCAGACCGTCGATCAGGTACTGCGGGTTGAACCCAATGGTCAACGGCTCACCGGTGAAGGTGGCCTCCATCGCCTCGCTGGCCCGGGCCTCCTCGGTGTTTCCCGCCTCGACCACCAGCCCGTCGGCGCTGAAGCTCAGCAGCACCGGGGTGGTGCGCTCGGCGACCAGCGCGACCCGCCGTACCACCTCGACCAGGGTCGCGACGCTCAGCCGCGCCTCGGCGTTGTGGCTGGCTGGGAAAAGCGACCGCACCGGCGGATAGTTGGCCCCGTCGAGCAACCGGCTGGTCGTCCGGCGGGTGCCGCCGGCGAATCCGATCATGCCTTCACCGGCCCCGCCCTGGGCGAGGGCGATGGTGACGTCGCCGCCGATCGGACCGAGGGCTTTGGCGGTGTCGGCGAGCGTCCGGGCCGGAACCAGCGCGTTGATGCTGATCTCCGGATCGTCGGGCTGCCAGTCGATCTCCCGGATCGCCAGCCGGTATCGGTCGGTGGCCAGCATCGCCAGGGTGGTGCCGTCGAGTTCGAGCCGGACCCCGGTCATCATCGGCAGCGTCTCGTCCCGGCCGGCGGCGACCGCGACCTGGGCGACCGCGGCGGCGAAGGTCGGCGCGTCCACCGTACCGGCGCTGGCGGGCATGTCGGGCAGGGTCGGATAGTCCTCCACCGGCATCGTCGGCAACGTGAACCGGGCGCTGCCGCAGACCAGCTCCAGGTGTGCCCCGACCGCGGCGATGTCGACCGGCTTCGCCGGCAACGACTTGGTGATCTCGGCGAGCAGCCGGCCGGAGACCAGTGCCGCCCCGTCGGCGTCGGCCTGCACGTCGACGGTCACCTGGCTGGACACCTCGTAGTCGAACCCCGAGACGTGCAGGGCACCGTCGCCGACGCGAAGCATCGCTCCGGCCAGTACCGGCACCGACGGCCGGTTGGGCAGGCTCTTGGCGGTCCAGGCCACCGCGTCGGCGAGCGCGTCGCGCTCCACCCGGAACTTCATGACTTGCCTCCGCGCTTCATGCCGTGCCTCCGCGTCGACTCGGTGATCTCTTGGTGGCGTCGATCTCGTGGTGACGTCGGACCGCCTCTTGGTGGCGTCGGACCGCGTCGGCGGTCCGTGGGCTCGACTGCCGTCGGTCAACGCACCTCACCGAACGATAGGCCAGTCCGTCACGCCGCTGCGTTCGCCCCCGGTGCTGCGCTCCCTCGTCGGTGCCGGTCCGCCGCTGCTCTGCTCGATCCACAGAATCCACAACGCTGATGATTGGGTTTTGTTGTCTAGAAGATAAAACTCATCGTCTTCGTCGGTCCTGTGCACTCTGTGGACATCTCGCGTTTACGCAGCTCAGGTGCTATGACCCCCGGTGGGTTTCCTGTGGAGAAGGGTGGGTACAACCCGGCCCGTCGTCCACAGCCCGATCGGCCGCCCACAGGTCGGCGGAGTTATCCACAGGTTATCCACCGGTTGTCCCCAGGGTTTGTCCCCAGCTGTGGGCAGAGTAGGCGACCGGCCCTGGTCCGTTATCCACAGAACCTTCAACAGGCCGTACACAGGCAAGGGCCGACCGGTGGACAAAAGGTCACGCTGGGTAACTGTCCACAGCGGTTTCCCCAGAAGTTGTCCACAGCCTGTGGACAACGAGCACAGCCAAACAGGGGGTTATCCACCGTCGGTGGACAACCCCCTGTGGAAAACCTGTGGGCAGTGACTCAGGTGTTCTGCTTGATCCGGTTGGTCAGCTCAGCGATCTGGTTGTAGAGCGACCGCCGTTCGGCCATCTGCTGCCGGATCTTGCGGTCGGCGTGCATCACCGTGGTGTGGTCCCGACCGCCGAACGCCTGCCCGATCCGGGGCAGCGACAGGTCGGTCAGCTCCCGACACAGGTACATGGCGACCTGACGCGCGTTGACCAGGACCCGGGACCGCGAATGACCGCGCAGATCCTCCAGGCTGACACCGAAGTAGTCAGCGGTCGAGACCATGATCTGGTCGGCGGTGATCTCCGGGCCGGCACCGTCGGGGATGAAGTCCCGCAGCACCTCCTCGGCCAGACCCAGCTCTACCGGAGAACGGGTCAGGCTGGCGAAGGCGGTGACCCGGATCAGGGCACCCTCCAACTCCCGGATGGAGTTGGCGATCCGCGACGCGATGAACTCCAACACGTCCGGCGGTGCGTAGAGCCGCTCCTGGGCGGCCTTCTTCTGCAGGATCGCGATCCGGGTCTCCAGATCGGGTGGCTGGATGTCGGCCAGCAGCCCCCACTCGAACCTGGTCCGCAGCCGGTCCTCCAGGGTCGCCAGCTGCTTCGGGGACCGATCCGAGGTGATCACGATCTGCTTGTTGGCGTTGTGCAGCGTGTTGAAGGTGTGGAAGAACTCCTCCTGGGTCCGCTCCCGGTTCTCCAGGAACTGGATGTCGTCGATCAGGAGGATGTCCACGTCTCGGTACCGCCGCTGGAAGGCACTCGTCTTGTCGTCCCGCAACGAGTTGATGAAGTCGTTGGTGAACTCCTCGGTCGAGACGTACCGGACCGCGCGGGCATGCCCGAGGGTCGTCGCGTAATGCCCGATCGCGTGCAGCAGGTGAGTCTTGCCCAGTCCGGAACTGCCGTAGATGAACAGCGGGTTGTACGCCTTGGCGGGCGACTCGGCGACCGCCACCGACGCGGCGTGGGCGAACCGGTTGGACGAGCCGATCACGAACGTCTCGAACATGTATTTCGGGTTGAGCCGGTTGCCGCCGGTGTCCACCCCGGGGCCGATCAGCCGACGATCCTCCCGGCCGGTGCCCCGGTGCTCGGGCGGTGCCCCACGGCCCGGTCCGCTCTCCGGTGCCGATTCCCGGCCCGGCCCACTGTCCGGTCCACCGGCGGACAGCCGTCCCGGTGGGCCGCCGCCGTACCGCTGGTCGGCCGACCGGTAGTCGATCATCGGAGGCGCGGTCGTCGCCTCGCGGCTCGGCGGCTCGCCACGGCCGTGGGCGTACTCGTCGCCGAAGAGGGTTTCCTGCCCGGATCGCGCGCCCGGCACCACGGACGGCTGGGCGGGCACGCCCGGGCGACCCGACCCGGTGTCGAATCGTTGGTGCGGCTGTCCGGGGGCGCCACCCGCCCCGGCCTC
The sequence above is a segment of the Solwaraspora sp. WMMD406 genome. Coding sequences within it:
- the dnaA gene encoding chromosomal replication initiator protein DnaA translates to MAETLDLGAVWMATTDELADEIVSAQQRAYLRLTRLRAIVEDTALLSVPDAFTRDVIESRLRPAITEALSRRLGRPIQVAVTVRPPEDGQGRPLGTVYASAADGRVAYAEPPTGAYPQVHPPAGLGPAPVVHSHPDHPPADLDGYPVAGRGPGGPPGSLGPGPDGAERFPGRAGPRDAEPPEAGAGGAPGQPHQRFDTGSGRPGVPAQPSVVPGARSGQETLFGDEYAHGRGEPPSREATTAPPMIDYRSADQRYGGGPPGRLSAGGPDSGPGRESAPESGPGRGAPPEHRGTGREDRRLIGPGVDTGGNRLNPKYMFETFVIGSSNRFAHAASVAVAESPAKAYNPLFIYGSSGLGKTHLLHAIGHYATTLGHARAVRYVSTEEFTNDFINSLRDDKTSAFQRRYRDVDILLIDDIQFLENRERTQEEFFHTFNTLHNANKQIVITSDRSPKQLATLEDRLRTRFEWGLLADIQPPDLETRIAILQKKAAQERLYAPPDVLEFIASRIANSIRELEGALIRVTAFASLTRSPVELGLAEEVLRDFIPDGAGPEITADQIMVSTADYFGVSLEDLRGHSRSRVLVNARQVAMYLCRELTDLSLPRIGQAFGGRDHTTVMHADRKIRQQMAERRSLYNQIAELTNRIKQNT
- the dnaN gene encoding DNA polymerase III subunit beta, whose translation is MKFRVERDALADAVAWTAKSLPNRPSVPVLAGAMLRVGDGALHVSGFDYEVSSQVTVDVQADADGAALVSGRLLAEITKSLPAKPVDIAAVGAHLELVCGSARFTLPTMPVEDYPTLPDMPASAGTVDAPTFAAAVAQVAVAAGRDETLPMMTGVRLELDGTTLAMLATDRYRLAIREIDWQPDDPEISINALVPARTLADTAKALGPIGGDVTIALAQGGAGEGMIGFAGGTRRTTSRLLDGANYPPVRSLFPASHNAEARLSVATLVEVVRRVALVAERTTPVLLSFSADGLVVEAGNTEEARASEAMEATFTGEPLTIGFNPQYLIDGLQNLGAATAVFAFVDAFKPAVISPAGEDGEIVPGYRYLIMPIRVTR